From Candoia aspera isolate rCanAsp1 chromosome 8, rCanAsp1.hap2, whole genome shotgun sequence, a single genomic window includes:
- the LOC134502381 gene encoding estradiol 17-beta-dehydrogenase 11-like, whose amino-acid sequence MPLIFDLLWFLVITIYSYIEALVKCFIPVKRKSVTGEIVLITGAAHGIGRLTAFEFAKHGSRLVLWDINKPGVEETAEECRRLGAKAYPSVVDCSSKEEIYCAAEKVRKDVGDVTILVNNAGVAPTGDLLSIQDKQIEKIFDVNILAHHWTTKAFLPAMMKNNHGHIVTVASAGGFLSVPFLVPYCSSKFAAVGFHKGFTKELSALGKDGIKTTCLCPVFLNTGLFKNPRSRLLPILKPEEVASKLMDGILCNQKTIFMPSHVKLYPLLEVILPERALVALDKVMKIKFDTEKKE is encoded by the exons ATGCCTCTAATATTTGATCTCCTCTGGTTTTTGGTCATTACAATCTATTCCTATATTGAAGCTTTGGTGAAATGTTTTATTCCTGTGAAGAGGAAATCTGTCACTGGTGAAATTGTCCTTATCACTGGAGCTGCACACGGCATCGGAAGACTCACAGCCTTTGAATTTGCCAAACACGGGAGCCGATTGGTTCTCTGGGACATAAACAAG CCTGGTGtagaggaaacagctgaagaatgCAGACGGCTGGGAGCCAAAGCATATCCTTCTGTGGTAGACTGCAGTTCGAAGGAGGAAATCTACTGTGCGGCCGAGAAA GTGAGAAAAGATGTTGGAGATGTTACTATCTTAGTGAATAATGCCGGTGTGGCACCAACAGGAGATCTCCTTTCCATCCAGGACAagcaaatagaaaaaatatttgatgTCAACATTCTAGCTCATCACTGG ACAACAAAAGCGTTCCTGCCAGCTATGATGAAAAATAACCATGGTCATATTGTCACTGTTGCATCAGCTGGTGGGTTTCTGTCTGTCCCTTTTCTGGTGCCTTATTG cTCAAGCAAGTTTGCTGCTGTAGGGTTTCATAAAGGCTTCACTAAAGAATTGTCTGCTTTGGGAAAAGATGGGATCAAGACCACCTGCCTTTGTCcagtttttttaaatactgggctttttaaaaacccacGGTCAAG GTTATTGCCTATTCTGAAACCCGAAGAAGTTGCAAGTAAGCTCATGGATGGGATACTCTGCAATCAAAAGACGATTTTTATGCCATCTCACGTTAAATTGTATCCTTTGCTGGAAGT aattcTCCCTGAGCGTGCTTTGGTAGCTTTGGATAAAGTAATGAAGATCAAATTTGATACGGAGAAAAAAGAATGA